In a genomic window of Diadema setosum chromosome 3, eeDiaSeto1, whole genome shotgun sequence:
- the LOC140246797 gene encoding seizure protein 6 homolog — protein MKVANSSVNVWDEGRNSRSILNCSLTSTECLSETAVKLKCRVPGYLGCFTRLQSTQVSNQLQSFPRHVGRTDMECASMCREQRQGRGVAVIHQRACLCVPSETFVNLSSPKTYLREWSCPSQLIFRSDVFYAYRVSYGFCNQIGIVRNGTWDSNSTWFGSIVTLTCDKGFVLNGSATLQCAGLPGRSAYFPTWNSSLPSCEQVETSGMFCKHPPNQSNGEWNSTDSSLGSSITLACNDNYVINGSATVRCIRLSDNNSLAWNASFPTCLTSQNISEANELNCGHPSNVSHGTWNLNTTRLGSIIILGCDDGYTPNGSATLLCVGSSPEPIWNGSIPFCQKTEPRDDGHMMESEGIVNEKYHWIKRNVT, from the exons ATGAAAGTGGCCAACAGTAGTGTCAACGTATGGGACGAGGGCAGAA ATTCGCGAAGTATCTTGAACTGTTCGTTGACAAGTACAGAATGCCTTTCCGAGACAGCAGTGAAGCTAAAGTGCCGAG TGCCTGGGTATCTCGGATGCTTTACGAGATTACAAAGCACACAGGTCAGTAATCAACTTCAAAGTTTCCCCAGACATGTCGGGAGGACCGACATGGAGTGCGCCTCCATGTGTAGGGAACAAAGACAAGGAAGGGGCGTTGCTGTCATACACCAAAGGGCATGCTTGTGCGTCCCATCAGAGACATTTGTTAACTTATCCTCTCCTAAAACTTATCTTCGTGAATGGTCATGTCCGAGCCAACTGATATTCAGGTCCGATGTATTTTATGCCTATAGAG TATCCTACGGATTTTGCAACCAAATTGGTATTGTCCGAAATGGCACATGGGATTCCAACAGCACCTGGTTTGGTTCTATAGTAACCCTCACATGTGATAAAGGATTCGTCCTCAATGGCAGCGCCACTCTTCAGTGTGCGGGATTACCTGGACGGTCAGCTTACTTCCCGACTTGGAATTCGTCGCTCCCATCTTGCGAACAGGTCGAAA CGTCTGGAATGTTTTGCAAGCATCCGCCTAACCAATCTAATGGAGAGTGGAACTCGACCGACTCATCACTGGGATCTTCAATAACTCTCGCTTGCAATGATAATTACGTCATCAACGGCAGTGCTACAGTGAGATGTATACGACTTTCGGACAACAATTCACTTGCCTGGAATGCATCCTTTCCAACTTGTTTGACTTCCCAGAACATATCAGAGG CTAACGAGTTAAACTGTGGGCACCCTTCTAACGTCTCGCATGGAACATGGAATTTAAACACCACAAGACTTGGCTCCATAATCATCTTGGGGTGTGATGACGGTTACACGCCCAATGGTAGTGCGACTTTGCTTTGTGTCGGGTCCTCGCCTGAACCAATTTGGAACGGATCCATCCCATTTTGCCAAAAAACTGAAC